The Streptomyces sp. NBC_00569 genomic sequence CTGGCCCTGGCGCTGGCGGAGGCGAAGGCGTCCGTGGTCGCGGCGAAGCCGGAGGTGCACGGCGCGCTCGTGATCGGCTGCGACTCGGTGCTGGACATCGACGGCCAGGCGCTCGGCAAGCCGGCGGACGCTGAGGAGGCGACGGCGCGCTGGAAGTCGATGCGGGGCCGCGCGGGCACCCTGCAGACGGGCCACTGCGTGTACGACACGGCGACGAACCGCTACACGTCGGCGACGGCCTCGACAGTGGTCCGGTTCGGCGAGCCGAGCGACGCGGAGATCGCCGCGTACGTGGCGTCGGGCGAGCCGCTCCACGTGGCGGGCGCGTTCACGCTCGACGGCCGCTCGGCACCGTTCATCGACGGCATCGACGGCGACCACGGGAACGTGATCGGCCTGTCGATGCCGCTGCTGCGCCGCCTGCTGGCCCAACTGGGCGTAAACATCACGGACTTGTGGGCGGACTGAACGCGGCTCGCCTCACCGGGGCCGATCAGACGGGCTGAGGCGCCCCGCCCCCCTCGGCCGGCCCCGTGGGGGCGTCACCCGCACCCGCTTCCGCTCCGTTCGCCTGCTCCTTCCGGTCGTAGGCGACGAGCGTGAGCACGATGAGCCCGAGCACGACCATCATGAAGACGAACGCGAGCCAGCCGACCAGGCCGATGCTGAACGCCCCCAGCAGCCCGTGCACGACGGCCGCGCTGATCAGCAGGATGCGGCCGAAGCCGGCCGGCCCGCGGTCGCGCACGGCTACGCGTACGAGGACGATCGCGCACAGCGCGAGATAGAGCCCGAAGAGCGCGCCGGCTATCCATGCGGAGACGGACATGGCGCGGGGGTCGAGCCCGGCCAGGGACATGTCCTGGCGGTCGACGACCAGCCCCAGGAACCAGTTGAGCAGGGCGATACCGATCGCCTCCGCGAAAAGCACGATCGCGGCCACCCACGCCACCGGTCTGCGTGCCACCGGAACCCCACCCACTTTCGACTGCTGTTACCCCTAGTACGTTCGAGACAACGCGAACGCTACTAACGGGTAAACCTCGGGACAAGGGGTCTGCCCAAGGCAAAGAATCATTGGGCCATTCGTAGGGACTCCACAAAGAATCACGGAGTGCCGCAGCACCGTCTCACAGAGACCTAGCCCATGTCGGCGGGCTAGGGTTCGAAGCGGGAAGGCTGCGTACCCGGGCGCAACAAGGGGATTCACCACTTGAGCGCGCCTCGAATAGCGCTCCGTGTGGGCAAGCTCACTCATGGGGACGGGTCGTAAGCCCGTGTCGGCAGTCCCTAAACTCGGCTTGTTTCAAGGAGGGAGCCATCGTGCGCAAGGTGCTCATCGCCAACCGTGGCGAAATCGCTGTCCGCGTGGCCCGGGCGTGCCGGGATGCCGGTATCGCGAGCGTTGCCGTTTACGCGGAACCGGACCGGGACGCTTCGCATGTCCGGGCGGCGGACGAGGCGTTCGCGTTGGGCGGTGACACCCCGGCCACCAGCTATCTCGACATGGCGAAGGTGCTGCAGGCCGCCAAGGACT encodes the following:
- a CDS encoding Maf family protein, giving the protein MSDPHVSTPRRRLVLASQSPARLALLRQAGLAPEVLVSGVDEDAVSAPTPAELALALAEAKASVVAAKPEVHGALVIGCDSVLDIDGQALGKPADAEEATARWKSMRGRAGTLQTGHCVYDTATNRYTSATASTVVRFGEPSDAEIAAYVASGEPLHVAGAFTLDGRSAPFIDGIDGDHGNVIGLSMPLLRRLLAQLGVNITDLWAD